A single genomic interval of Deltaproteobacteria bacterium harbors:
- the secY gene encoding preprotein translocase subunit SecY: MATGFGGVTKIPELRKRILFTLMMLAVVRVMVFVTVPGVNRTVMKQIMAASSGSFLGLFNMFSGGALEQLSIIALGIMPYISSSIILQLLTVVVPSLERLSREGEAGRKKINQYTRYGTILLSFLQGYFIAAWLEGSNDSYRTYGEVVLDPGWSFRMMTILTLTTGTAFVMWLGEQITERGIGNGISLIIFAGIVADMPDGLVKLWQKAKMGELGALSLALIAAIVVLVVGVIIFFERAQRRIPVQYAKRVVGRKVMGGQSSHLPLKLNTAGVIPPIFASSILMFPTQLAHFIDAPWMQALRDALQPDDWRYLTLYVLLIIFFCYFYTAVTFNPVDVADNLKKNGGFIPGIRPGKKTAEYIDKVLTRITFGGALYISAVCVLPTLLVAHFKVPFYFGGTGLLIVVGVALDTVQQIESHLITRHYEGFAGPKGPRIRGRRTR; this comes from the coding sequence ATGGCTACAGGATTTGGCGGTGTAACCAAGATCCCAGAGCTCCGTAAGCGCATCCTCTTCACGCTGATGATGCTTGCGGTGGTCCGGGTGATGGTGTTCGTCACCGTTCCAGGGGTCAATCGCACGGTGATGAAGCAGATCATGGCTGCTTCGTCCGGCTCCTTTCTCGGGCTCTTCAATATGTTCTCCGGCGGAGCCCTGGAGCAGCTGTCGATTATCGCTCTCGGGATCATGCCCTACATTTCGTCCTCTATCATTCTTCAGCTCCTGACCGTGGTCGTCCCCTCCCTTGAAAGGCTGAGCCGAGAGGGTGAGGCGGGAAGAAAGAAGATCAATCAGTACACCCGCTACGGGACGATCCTTCTCAGCTTCCTTCAGGGTTACTTCATCGCGGCCTGGCTCGAAGGGTCGAACGACAGCTACCGGACCTACGGCGAGGTGGTGCTCGATCCGGGTTGGTCGTTCCGCATGATGACCATCCTCACGCTGACGACCGGTACCGCGTTCGTGATGTGGCTCGGAGAGCAGATCACGGAGCGGGGAATCGGTAACGGGATATCGCTCATCATCTTTGCCGGTATCGTCGCCGACATGCCTGACGGGCTCGTCAAGCTCTGGCAGAAGGCGAAGATGGGGGAGCTCGGGGCGCTGAGCTTGGCGCTGATCGCCGCGATCGTGGTGCTAGTCGTGGGGGTGATCATCTTTTTCGAGCGGGCGCAACGGCGGATACCCGTGCAATACGCGAAGCGCGTGGTAGGCCGGAAGGTGATGGGTGGGCAATCGAGCCATCTTCCGTTGAAGCTGAACACGGCCGGCGTGATCCCGCCCATCTTCGCCTCTTCGATCCTGATGTTCCCGACGCAGCTCGCGCACTTCATCGACGCGCCGTGGATGCAGGCGTTGCGGGATGCGCTCCAGCCGGACGACTGGCGGTATCTCACGCTCTATGTCCTGCTTATCATCTTCTTCTGTTACTTCTACACGGCGGTTACGTTCAATCCGGTCGATGTGGCGGACAACCTGAAGAAGAACGGCGGCTTCATCCCGGGCATTCGACCGGGGAAGAAGACGGCCGAGTACATCGACAAGGTGCTGACCCGCATTACGTTCGGCGGAGCTCTCTACATCTCGGCCGTATGTGTTTTGCCGACGCTGCTGGTGGCGCACTTCAAGGTGCCGTTCTACTTCGGCGGAACGGGACTCCTGATCGTGGTCGGCGTGGCGCTGGATACGGTGCAGCAGATCGAGTCGCATCTGATTACCCGGCACTACGAGGGGTTCGCCGGGCCGAAGGGCCCGCGGATCCGCGGTCGGAGAACCCGCTAG